The Oreochromis niloticus isolate F11D_XX linkage group LG15, O_niloticus_UMD_NMBU, whole genome shotgun sequence genome includes a region encoding these proteins:
- the cep43 gene encoding centrosomal protein 43 isoform X7 → MSAAEDDTELRDLLIQNLENSGALNKLKAEMRAAVFLAMEEQDKLENKSPLVNENLTKCLNTKDGRLVASLIMDFLQVFNLDFSLAVFQPEINSASCLDGRDQVCRELGLSDSDLNRESPLMLELVRRGRYQDKAASLAEREQGDRGGSLPKELTQKQITNARKKFDFYNKQDHSGSVLRENLKNIFTDLFPAVNKNMLERFVTDELRASDKDFSTTIDFQQFLGMYRRLFSQCRSVVLQDSDMGVAHSQLPEQKVSPPPLSKIPRYKGLRGQSQTAAQDSERSLSKGDFQQKEETSADKRECLDLDLEGEEDLDEGDSFFDDPLPKPQKTYGCLSVLAADTEGERDEPLSDPSELRKAEVSGYRGSPAASLSEAQRPASGGRGGQSSVSEPNLSRNGASQDKDRGFKAPSDRSGSLHLDDEVEYDDDFNSHRSDLSKSELSIGEEIEEVSIEGPDHSDKVDESTQDVSVSQLSQSHGADYMEDVG, encoded by the exons ATGTCAGCAGCCGAGGACGACACGGAGCTGCGGGACCTGCTGATCCAGAACCTTGAGAACAGCGGAGCTCTGAACAAGCTGAAG GCGGAGATGAGAGCGGCGGTGTTCCTGGCAATGGAGGAGCAGGACAAACTGGAG AATAAAAGTCCGCTGGTCAACGAGAACCTGACGAAATGTCTCAACACCAAAGACG GTCGTCTGGTGGCGAGTCTGATCATGGACTTCCTGCAGGTCTTTAACCTGGACTTCAGCCTCGCCGTCTTCCAGCCAGAGATCAACTCT GCGAGCTGTCTGGATGGGCGGGATCAGGTCTGCAGGGAGCTCGGCCTCTCCGACTCGGACCTGAACAGGGAGTCTCCGCTGATGCTGGAGCTCGTCAGGAGGGGGCGCTACCAGGACAAAGCGGCCTCCTTGGCTGAG agagagcaggGAGACCGAGGAGGGAGCCTTCCCAAG GAGCTGACTCAGAAACAGATCACAAATGCCAGGAAGAAGTTTGACTTTTACAACAAG CAGGACCACAGCGGCTCAGTGCTGAGAGAAAATCTGAAAAACATCTTTACTGATTTGTTCCCCGCTGTGAACAA GAACATGTTGGAGAGGTTCGTCACTGATGAGCTCAGAGCCTCAGACAAAGACTTCTCTACAA CAATAGACTTCCAGCAGTTCCTCGGGATGTACCGGCGGCTCTTCTCTCAGTGCAGGAGTGTG GTGCTTCAGGACTCTGATATGGGTGTGGCCCATAGCCAGTTACCTGAACAGAAAGTCAGCCCTCCACCTCTCAGTAAG ATCCCCAGGTATAAAGGCCTCAGAGGACAGAGTCAGACAGCAGCCCAG GACTCAGAACGCTCTCTGAGTAAAGGAGACTTCCAGCAGAAGGAGGAGACCTCCGCCGACAAGAGGGAGTGCCTGGACCTGGACCTGGAGGGGGAGGAAGACCTCGATGAAGGAGATTCTTTCTTTGACGACCCGCTGCCCAAACCACAGAAGACCTATGGCTG CTTATCTGTGCTGGCTGCTGACACAGAGGGCGAGCGAGACGAGCCTCTCTCTGATCCCTCTGAGCTCAG GAAGGCGGAGGTGTCCGGATACAGGGGGAGTCCAGCAGCGTCACTGTCTGAGGCTCAGAGACCGGCatcaggaggaagaggaggacaaaGCAGCGTGTCAGAGCCAAACCTCAGCAGGAACG GAGCGTCTCAGGACAAAGACAGAGGCTTCAAGGCTCCAAGTGACAGAAGTGGATCTCTGCATTTAG ATGATGAGGTCGAGTATGACGACGACTTCAACAG tcaCCGCTCTGACCTCTCCAAGAGCGAGCTGAGCATCGGTGAGGAGATTGAGGAGGTTTCCATTGAGGGTCCCGACCACAGCGACAAG GTGGATGAATCCACTCAGGACGTCAGCGTCTCTCAGCTCAGTCAGAGTCATGGAGCTGACTACATGGAGGACGTGGGCTGA
- the cep43 gene encoding centrosomal protein 43 isoform X9 — MSAAEDDTELRDLLIQNLENSGALNKLKAEMRAAVFLAMEEQDKLENKSPLVNENLTKCLNTKDGRLVASLIMDFLQVFNLDFSLAVFQPEINSASCLDGRDQVCRELGLSDSDLNRESPLMLELVRRGRYQDKAASLAEREQGDRGGSLPKELTQKQITNARKKFDFYNKQDHSGSVLRENLKNIFTDLFPAVNKNMLERFVTDELRASDKDFSTTIDFQQFLGMYRRLFSQCRSVVLQDSDMGVAHSQLPEQKVSPPPLSKIPRYKGLRGQSQTAAQDSERSLSKGDFQQKEETSADKRECLDLDLEGEEDLDEGDSFFDDPLPKPQKTYGWKAEVSGYRGSPAASLSEAQRPASGGRGGQSSVSEPNLSRNGASQDKDRGFKAPSDRSGSLHLDDEVEYDDDFNSHRSDLSKSELSIGEEIEEVSIEGPDHSDKVDESTQDVSVSQLSQSHGADYMEDVG; from the exons ATGTCAGCAGCCGAGGACGACACGGAGCTGCGGGACCTGCTGATCCAGAACCTTGAGAACAGCGGAGCTCTGAACAAGCTGAAG GCGGAGATGAGAGCGGCGGTGTTCCTGGCAATGGAGGAGCAGGACAAACTGGAG AATAAAAGTCCGCTGGTCAACGAGAACCTGACGAAATGTCTCAACACCAAAGACG GTCGTCTGGTGGCGAGTCTGATCATGGACTTCCTGCAGGTCTTTAACCTGGACTTCAGCCTCGCCGTCTTCCAGCCAGAGATCAACTCT GCGAGCTGTCTGGATGGGCGGGATCAGGTCTGCAGGGAGCTCGGCCTCTCCGACTCGGACCTGAACAGGGAGTCTCCGCTGATGCTGGAGCTCGTCAGGAGGGGGCGCTACCAGGACAAAGCGGCCTCCTTGGCTGAG agagagcaggGAGACCGAGGAGGGAGCCTTCCCAAG GAGCTGACTCAGAAACAGATCACAAATGCCAGGAAGAAGTTTGACTTTTACAACAAG CAGGACCACAGCGGCTCAGTGCTGAGAGAAAATCTGAAAAACATCTTTACTGATTTGTTCCCCGCTGTGAACAA GAACATGTTGGAGAGGTTCGTCACTGATGAGCTCAGAGCCTCAGACAAAGACTTCTCTACAA CAATAGACTTCCAGCAGTTCCTCGGGATGTACCGGCGGCTCTTCTCTCAGTGCAGGAGTGTG GTGCTTCAGGACTCTGATATGGGTGTGGCCCATAGCCAGTTACCTGAACAGAAAGTCAGCCCTCCACCTCTCAGTAAG ATCCCCAGGTATAAAGGCCTCAGAGGACAGAGTCAGACAGCAGCCCAG GACTCAGAACGCTCTCTGAGTAAAGGAGACTTCCAGCAGAAGGAGGAGACCTCCGCCGACAAGAGGGAGTGCCTGGACCTGGACCTGGAGGGGGAGGAAGACCTCGATGAAGGAGATTCTTTCTTTGACGACCCGCTGCCCAAACCACAGAAGACCTATGGCTG GAAGGCGGAGGTGTCCGGATACAGGGGGAGTCCAGCAGCGTCACTGTCTGAGGCTCAGAGACCGGCatcaggaggaagaggaggacaaaGCAGCGTGTCAGAGCCAAACCTCAGCAGGAACG GAGCGTCTCAGGACAAAGACAGAGGCTTCAAGGCTCCAAGTGACAGAAGTGGATCTCTGCATTTAG ATGATGAGGTCGAGTATGACGACGACTTCAACAG tcaCCGCTCTGACCTCTCCAAGAGCGAGCTGAGCATCGGTGAGGAGATTGAGGAGGTTTCCATTGAGGGTCCCGACCACAGCGACAAG GTGGATGAATCCACTCAGGACGTCAGCGTCTCTCAGCTCAGTCAGAGTCATGGAGCTGACTACATGGAGGACGTGGGCTGA
- the cep43 gene encoding centrosomal protein 43 isoform X4, with protein MSAAEDDTELRDLLIQNLENSGALNKLKAEMRAAVFLAMEEQDKLENKSPLVNENLTKCLNTKDGRLVASLIMDFLQVFNLDFSLAVFQPEINSASCLDGRDQVCRELGLSDSDLNRESPLMLELVRRGRYQDKAASLAEELTQKQITNARKKFDFYNKDHSGSVLRENLKNIFTDLFPAVNKNMLERFVTDELRASDKDFSTTIDFQQFLGMYRRLFSQCRSVVLQDSDMGVAHSQLPEQKVSPPPLSKIPRYKGLRGQSQTAAQDSERSLSKGDFQQKEETSADKRECLDLDLEGEEDLDEGDSFFDDPLPKPQKTYGCPVPVLEESLSDSIVSSLRRGKSLSDLSVLAADTEGERDEPLSDPSELRKAEVSGYRGSPAASLSEAQRPASGGRGGQSSVSEPNLSRNGASQDKDRGFKAPSDRSGSLHLDDEVEYDDDFNSHRSDLSKSELSIGEEIEEVSIEGPDHSDKVDESTQDVSVSQLSQSHGADYMEDVG; from the exons ATGTCAGCAGCCGAGGACGACACGGAGCTGCGGGACCTGCTGATCCAGAACCTTGAGAACAGCGGAGCTCTGAACAAGCTGAAG GCGGAGATGAGAGCGGCGGTGTTCCTGGCAATGGAGGAGCAGGACAAACTGGAG AATAAAAGTCCGCTGGTCAACGAGAACCTGACGAAATGTCTCAACACCAAAGACG GTCGTCTGGTGGCGAGTCTGATCATGGACTTCCTGCAGGTCTTTAACCTGGACTTCAGCCTCGCCGTCTTCCAGCCAGAGATCAACTCT GCGAGCTGTCTGGATGGGCGGGATCAGGTCTGCAGGGAGCTCGGCCTCTCCGACTCGGACCTGAACAGGGAGTCTCCGCTGATGCTGGAGCTCGTCAGGAGGGGGCGCTACCAGGACAAAGCGGCCTCCTTGGCTGAG GAGCTGACTCAGAAACAGATCACAAATGCCAGGAAGAAGTTTGACTTTTACAACAAG GACCACAGCGGCTCAGTGCTGAGAGAAAATCTGAAAAACATCTTTACTGATTTGTTCCCCGCTGTGAACAA GAACATGTTGGAGAGGTTCGTCACTGATGAGCTCAGAGCCTCAGACAAAGACTTCTCTACAA CAATAGACTTCCAGCAGTTCCTCGGGATGTACCGGCGGCTCTTCTCTCAGTGCAGGAGTGTG GTGCTTCAGGACTCTGATATGGGTGTGGCCCATAGCCAGTTACCTGAACAGAAAGTCAGCCCTCCACCTCTCAGTAAG ATCCCCAGGTATAAAGGCCTCAGAGGACAGAGTCAGACAGCAGCCCAG GACTCAGAACGCTCTCTGAGTAAAGGAGACTTCCAGCAGAAGGAGGAGACCTCCGCCGACAAGAGGGAGTGCCTGGACCTGGACCTGGAGGGGGAGGAAGACCTCGATGAAGGAGATTCTTTCTTTGACGACCCGCTGCCCAAACCACAGAAGACCTATGGCTG TCCCGTCCCCGTGTTGGAGGAGAGTCTCTCTGACTCCATCGTGTCCTCCTTGAGACGAGGCAAAAGTCTGAGCGA CTTATCTGTGCTGGCTGCTGACACAGAGGGCGAGCGAGACGAGCCTCTCTCTGATCCCTCTGAGCTCAG GAAGGCGGAGGTGTCCGGATACAGGGGGAGTCCAGCAGCGTCACTGTCTGAGGCTCAGAGACCGGCatcaggaggaagaggaggacaaaGCAGCGTGTCAGAGCCAAACCTCAGCAGGAACG GAGCGTCTCAGGACAAAGACAGAGGCTTCAAGGCTCCAAGTGACAGAAGTGGATCTCTGCATTTAG ATGATGAGGTCGAGTATGACGACGACTTCAACAG tcaCCGCTCTGACCTCTCCAAGAGCGAGCTGAGCATCGGTGAGGAGATTGAGGAGGTTTCCATTGAGGGTCCCGACCACAGCGACAAG GTGGATGAATCCACTCAGGACGTCAGCGTCTCTCAGCTCAGTCAGAGTCATGGAGCTGACTACATGGAGGACGTGGGCTGA
- the cep43 gene encoding centrosomal protein 43 isoform X1 → MSAAEDDTELRDLLIQNLENSGALNKLKAEMRAAVFLAMEEQDKLENKSPLVNENLTKCLNTKDGRLVASLIMDFLQVFNLDFSLAVFQPEINSASCLDGRDQVCRELGLSDSDLNRESPLMLELVRRGRYQDKAASLAEREQGDRGGSLPKELTQKQITNARKKFDFYNKQDHSGSVLRENLKNIFTDLFPAVNKNMLERFVTDELRASDKDFSTTIDFQQFLGMYRRLFSQCRSVVLQDSDMGVAHSQLPEQKVSPPPLSKIPRYKGLRGQSQTAAQDSERSLSKGDFQQKEETSADKRECLDLDLEGEEDLDEGDSFFDDPLPKPQKTYGCPVPVLEESLSDSIVSSLRRGKSLSDLSVLAADTEGERDEPLSDPSELRKAEVSGYRGSPAASLSEAQRPASGGRGGQSSVSEPNLSRNGASQDKDRGFKAPSDRSGSLHLDDEVEYDDDFNSHRSDLSKSELSIGEEIEEVSIEGPDHSDKVDESTQDVSVSQLSQSHGADYMEDVG, encoded by the exons ATGTCAGCAGCCGAGGACGACACGGAGCTGCGGGACCTGCTGATCCAGAACCTTGAGAACAGCGGAGCTCTGAACAAGCTGAAG GCGGAGATGAGAGCGGCGGTGTTCCTGGCAATGGAGGAGCAGGACAAACTGGAG AATAAAAGTCCGCTGGTCAACGAGAACCTGACGAAATGTCTCAACACCAAAGACG GTCGTCTGGTGGCGAGTCTGATCATGGACTTCCTGCAGGTCTTTAACCTGGACTTCAGCCTCGCCGTCTTCCAGCCAGAGATCAACTCT GCGAGCTGTCTGGATGGGCGGGATCAGGTCTGCAGGGAGCTCGGCCTCTCCGACTCGGACCTGAACAGGGAGTCTCCGCTGATGCTGGAGCTCGTCAGGAGGGGGCGCTACCAGGACAAAGCGGCCTCCTTGGCTGAG agagagcaggGAGACCGAGGAGGGAGCCTTCCCAAG GAGCTGACTCAGAAACAGATCACAAATGCCAGGAAGAAGTTTGACTTTTACAACAAG CAGGACCACAGCGGCTCAGTGCTGAGAGAAAATCTGAAAAACATCTTTACTGATTTGTTCCCCGCTGTGAACAA GAACATGTTGGAGAGGTTCGTCACTGATGAGCTCAGAGCCTCAGACAAAGACTTCTCTACAA CAATAGACTTCCAGCAGTTCCTCGGGATGTACCGGCGGCTCTTCTCTCAGTGCAGGAGTGTG GTGCTTCAGGACTCTGATATGGGTGTGGCCCATAGCCAGTTACCTGAACAGAAAGTCAGCCCTCCACCTCTCAGTAAG ATCCCCAGGTATAAAGGCCTCAGAGGACAGAGTCAGACAGCAGCCCAG GACTCAGAACGCTCTCTGAGTAAAGGAGACTTCCAGCAGAAGGAGGAGACCTCCGCCGACAAGAGGGAGTGCCTGGACCTGGACCTGGAGGGGGAGGAAGACCTCGATGAAGGAGATTCTTTCTTTGACGACCCGCTGCCCAAACCACAGAAGACCTATGGCTG TCCCGTCCCCGTGTTGGAGGAGAGTCTCTCTGACTCCATCGTGTCCTCCTTGAGACGAGGCAAAAGTCTGAGCGA CTTATCTGTGCTGGCTGCTGACACAGAGGGCGAGCGAGACGAGCCTCTCTCTGATCCCTCTGAGCTCAG GAAGGCGGAGGTGTCCGGATACAGGGGGAGTCCAGCAGCGTCACTGTCTGAGGCTCAGAGACCGGCatcaggaggaagaggaggacaaaGCAGCGTGTCAGAGCCAAACCTCAGCAGGAACG GAGCGTCTCAGGACAAAGACAGAGGCTTCAAGGCTCCAAGTGACAGAAGTGGATCTCTGCATTTAG ATGATGAGGTCGAGTATGACGACGACTTCAACAG tcaCCGCTCTGACCTCTCCAAGAGCGAGCTGAGCATCGGTGAGGAGATTGAGGAGGTTTCCATTGAGGGTCCCGACCACAGCGACAAG GTGGATGAATCCACTCAGGACGTCAGCGTCTCTCAGCTCAGTCAGAGTCATGGAGCTGACTACATGGAGGACGTGGGCTGA
- the cep43 gene encoding centrosomal protein 43 isoform X6, giving the protein MSAAEDDTELRDLLIQNLENSGALNKLKAEMRAAVFLAMEEQDKLENKSPLVNENLTKCLNTKDGRLVASLIMDFLQVFNLDFSLAVFQPEINSASCLDGRDQVCRELGLSDSDLNRESPLMLELVRRGRYQDKAASLAEREQGDRGGSLPKELTQKQITNARKKFDFYNKQDHSGSVLRENLKNIFTDLFPAVNKNMLERFVTDELRASDKDFSTTIDFQQFLGMYRRLFSQCRSVVLQDSDMGVAHSQLPEQKVSPPPLSKIPRYKGLRGQSQTAAQDSERSLSKGDFQQKEETSADKRECLDLDLEGEEDLDEGDSFFDDPLPKPQKTYGCPVPVLEESLSDSIVSSLRRGKSLSEKAEVSGYRGSPAASLSEAQRPASGGRGGQSSVSEPNLSRNGASQDKDRGFKAPSDRSGSLHLDDEVEYDDDFNSHRSDLSKSELSIGEEIEEVSIEGPDHSDKVDESTQDVSVSQLSQSHGADYMEDVG; this is encoded by the exons ATGTCAGCAGCCGAGGACGACACGGAGCTGCGGGACCTGCTGATCCAGAACCTTGAGAACAGCGGAGCTCTGAACAAGCTGAAG GCGGAGATGAGAGCGGCGGTGTTCCTGGCAATGGAGGAGCAGGACAAACTGGAG AATAAAAGTCCGCTGGTCAACGAGAACCTGACGAAATGTCTCAACACCAAAGACG GTCGTCTGGTGGCGAGTCTGATCATGGACTTCCTGCAGGTCTTTAACCTGGACTTCAGCCTCGCCGTCTTCCAGCCAGAGATCAACTCT GCGAGCTGTCTGGATGGGCGGGATCAGGTCTGCAGGGAGCTCGGCCTCTCCGACTCGGACCTGAACAGGGAGTCTCCGCTGATGCTGGAGCTCGTCAGGAGGGGGCGCTACCAGGACAAAGCGGCCTCCTTGGCTGAG agagagcaggGAGACCGAGGAGGGAGCCTTCCCAAG GAGCTGACTCAGAAACAGATCACAAATGCCAGGAAGAAGTTTGACTTTTACAACAAG CAGGACCACAGCGGCTCAGTGCTGAGAGAAAATCTGAAAAACATCTTTACTGATTTGTTCCCCGCTGTGAACAA GAACATGTTGGAGAGGTTCGTCACTGATGAGCTCAGAGCCTCAGACAAAGACTTCTCTACAA CAATAGACTTCCAGCAGTTCCTCGGGATGTACCGGCGGCTCTTCTCTCAGTGCAGGAGTGTG GTGCTTCAGGACTCTGATATGGGTGTGGCCCATAGCCAGTTACCTGAACAGAAAGTCAGCCCTCCACCTCTCAGTAAG ATCCCCAGGTATAAAGGCCTCAGAGGACAGAGTCAGACAGCAGCCCAG GACTCAGAACGCTCTCTGAGTAAAGGAGACTTCCAGCAGAAGGAGGAGACCTCCGCCGACAAGAGGGAGTGCCTGGACCTGGACCTGGAGGGGGAGGAAGACCTCGATGAAGGAGATTCTTTCTTTGACGACCCGCTGCCCAAACCACAGAAGACCTATGGCTG TCCCGTCCCCGTGTTGGAGGAGAGTCTCTCTGACTCCATCGTGTCCTCCTTGAGACGAGGCAAAAGTCTGAGCGA GAAGGCGGAGGTGTCCGGATACAGGGGGAGTCCAGCAGCGTCACTGTCTGAGGCTCAGAGACCGGCatcaggaggaagaggaggacaaaGCAGCGTGTCAGAGCCAAACCTCAGCAGGAACG GAGCGTCTCAGGACAAAGACAGAGGCTTCAAGGCTCCAAGTGACAGAAGTGGATCTCTGCATTTAG ATGATGAGGTCGAGTATGACGACGACTTCAACAG tcaCCGCTCTGACCTCTCCAAGAGCGAGCTGAGCATCGGTGAGGAGATTGAGGAGGTTTCCATTGAGGGTCCCGACCACAGCGACAAG GTGGATGAATCCACTCAGGACGTCAGCGTCTCTCAGCTCAGTCAGAGTCATGGAGCTGACTACATGGAGGACGTGGGCTGA
- the cep43 gene encoding centrosomal protein 43 isoform X3, whose translation MSAAEDDTELRDLLIQNLENSGALNKLKAEMRAAVFLAMEEQDKLENKSPLVNENLTKCLNTKDGRLVASLIMDFLQVFNLDFSLAVFQPEINSASCLDGRDQVCRELGLSDSDLNRESPLMLELVRRGRYQDKAASLAEELTQKQITNARKKFDFYNKQDHSGSVLRENLKNIFTDLFPAVNKNMLERFVTDELRASDKDFSTTIDFQQFLGMYRRLFSQCRSVVLQDSDMGVAHSQLPEQKVSPPPLSKIPRYKGLRGQSQTAAQDSERSLSKGDFQQKEETSADKRECLDLDLEGEEDLDEGDSFFDDPLPKPQKTYGCPVPVLEESLSDSIVSSLRRGKSLSDLSVLAADTEGERDEPLSDPSELRKAEVSGYRGSPAASLSEAQRPASGGRGGQSSVSEPNLSRNGASQDKDRGFKAPSDRSGSLHLDDEVEYDDDFNSHRSDLSKSELSIGEEIEEVSIEGPDHSDKVDESTQDVSVSQLSQSHGADYMEDVG comes from the exons ATGTCAGCAGCCGAGGACGACACGGAGCTGCGGGACCTGCTGATCCAGAACCTTGAGAACAGCGGAGCTCTGAACAAGCTGAAG GCGGAGATGAGAGCGGCGGTGTTCCTGGCAATGGAGGAGCAGGACAAACTGGAG AATAAAAGTCCGCTGGTCAACGAGAACCTGACGAAATGTCTCAACACCAAAGACG GTCGTCTGGTGGCGAGTCTGATCATGGACTTCCTGCAGGTCTTTAACCTGGACTTCAGCCTCGCCGTCTTCCAGCCAGAGATCAACTCT GCGAGCTGTCTGGATGGGCGGGATCAGGTCTGCAGGGAGCTCGGCCTCTCCGACTCGGACCTGAACAGGGAGTCTCCGCTGATGCTGGAGCTCGTCAGGAGGGGGCGCTACCAGGACAAAGCGGCCTCCTTGGCTGAG GAGCTGACTCAGAAACAGATCACAAATGCCAGGAAGAAGTTTGACTTTTACAACAAG CAGGACCACAGCGGCTCAGTGCTGAGAGAAAATCTGAAAAACATCTTTACTGATTTGTTCCCCGCTGTGAACAA GAACATGTTGGAGAGGTTCGTCACTGATGAGCTCAGAGCCTCAGACAAAGACTTCTCTACAA CAATAGACTTCCAGCAGTTCCTCGGGATGTACCGGCGGCTCTTCTCTCAGTGCAGGAGTGTG GTGCTTCAGGACTCTGATATGGGTGTGGCCCATAGCCAGTTACCTGAACAGAAAGTCAGCCCTCCACCTCTCAGTAAG ATCCCCAGGTATAAAGGCCTCAGAGGACAGAGTCAGACAGCAGCCCAG GACTCAGAACGCTCTCTGAGTAAAGGAGACTTCCAGCAGAAGGAGGAGACCTCCGCCGACAAGAGGGAGTGCCTGGACCTGGACCTGGAGGGGGAGGAAGACCTCGATGAAGGAGATTCTTTCTTTGACGACCCGCTGCCCAAACCACAGAAGACCTATGGCTG TCCCGTCCCCGTGTTGGAGGAGAGTCTCTCTGACTCCATCGTGTCCTCCTTGAGACGAGGCAAAAGTCTGAGCGA CTTATCTGTGCTGGCTGCTGACACAGAGGGCGAGCGAGACGAGCCTCTCTCTGATCCCTCTGAGCTCAG GAAGGCGGAGGTGTCCGGATACAGGGGGAGTCCAGCAGCGTCACTGTCTGAGGCTCAGAGACCGGCatcaggaggaagaggaggacaaaGCAGCGTGTCAGAGCCAAACCTCAGCAGGAACG GAGCGTCTCAGGACAAAGACAGAGGCTTCAAGGCTCCAAGTGACAGAAGTGGATCTCTGCATTTAG ATGATGAGGTCGAGTATGACGACGACTTCAACAG tcaCCGCTCTGACCTCTCCAAGAGCGAGCTGAGCATCGGTGAGGAGATTGAGGAGGTTTCCATTGAGGGTCCCGACCACAGCGACAAG GTGGATGAATCCACTCAGGACGTCAGCGTCTCTCAGCTCAGTCAGAGTCATGGAGCTGACTACATGGAGGACGTGGGCTGA
- the cep43 gene encoding centrosomal protein 43 isoform X2 — MSAAEDDTELRDLLIQNLENSGALNKLKAEMRAAVFLAMEEQDKLENKSPLVNENLTKCLNTKDGRLVASLIMDFLQVFNLDFSLAVFQPEINSASCLDGRDQVCRELGLSDSDLNRESPLMLELVRRGRYQDKAASLAEREQGDRGGSLPKELTQKQITNARKKFDFYNKDHSGSVLRENLKNIFTDLFPAVNKNMLERFVTDELRASDKDFSTTIDFQQFLGMYRRLFSQCRSVVLQDSDMGVAHSQLPEQKVSPPPLSKIPRYKGLRGQSQTAAQDSERSLSKGDFQQKEETSADKRECLDLDLEGEEDLDEGDSFFDDPLPKPQKTYGCPVPVLEESLSDSIVSSLRRGKSLSDLSVLAADTEGERDEPLSDPSELRKAEVSGYRGSPAASLSEAQRPASGGRGGQSSVSEPNLSRNGASQDKDRGFKAPSDRSGSLHLDDEVEYDDDFNSHRSDLSKSELSIGEEIEEVSIEGPDHSDKVDESTQDVSVSQLSQSHGADYMEDVG, encoded by the exons ATGTCAGCAGCCGAGGACGACACGGAGCTGCGGGACCTGCTGATCCAGAACCTTGAGAACAGCGGAGCTCTGAACAAGCTGAAG GCGGAGATGAGAGCGGCGGTGTTCCTGGCAATGGAGGAGCAGGACAAACTGGAG AATAAAAGTCCGCTGGTCAACGAGAACCTGACGAAATGTCTCAACACCAAAGACG GTCGTCTGGTGGCGAGTCTGATCATGGACTTCCTGCAGGTCTTTAACCTGGACTTCAGCCTCGCCGTCTTCCAGCCAGAGATCAACTCT GCGAGCTGTCTGGATGGGCGGGATCAGGTCTGCAGGGAGCTCGGCCTCTCCGACTCGGACCTGAACAGGGAGTCTCCGCTGATGCTGGAGCTCGTCAGGAGGGGGCGCTACCAGGACAAAGCGGCCTCCTTGGCTGAG agagagcaggGAGACCGAGGAGGGAGCCTTCCCAAG GAGCTGACTCAGAAACAGATCACAAATGCCAGGAAGAAGTTTGACTTTTACAACAAG GACCACAGCGGCTCAGTGCTGAGAGAAAATCTGAAAAACATCTTTACTGATTTGTTCCCCGCTGTGAACAA GAACATGTTGGAGAGGTTCGTCACTGATGAGCTCAGAGCCTCAGACAAAGACTTCTCTACAA CAATAGACTTCCAGCAGTTCCTCGGGATGTACCGGCGGCTCTTCTCTCAGTGCAGGAGTGTG GTGCTTCAGGACTCTGATATGGGTGTGGCCCATAGCCAGTTACCTGAACAGAAAGTCAGCCCTCCACCTCTCAGTAAG ATCCCCAGGTATAAAGGCCTCAGAGGACAGAGTCAGACAGCAGCCCAG GACTCAGAACGCTCTCTGAGTAAAGGAGACTTCCAGCAGAAGGAGGAGACCTCCGCCGACAAGAGGGAGTGCCTGGACCTGGACCTGGAGGGGGAGGAAGACCTCGATGAAGGAGATTCTTTCTTTGACGACCCGCTGCCCAAACCACAGAAGACCTATGGCTG TCCCGTCCCCGTGTTGGAGGAGAGTCTCTCTGACTCCATCGTGTCCTCCTTGAGACGAGGCAAAAGTCTGAGCGA CTTATCTGTGCTGGCTGCTGACACAGAGGGCGAGCGAGACGAGCCTCTCTCTGATCCCTCTGAGCTCAG GAAGGCGGAGGTGTCCGGATACAGGGGGAGTCCAGCAGCGTCACTGTCTGAGGCTCAGAGACCGGCatcaggaggaagaggaggacaaaGCAGCGTGTCAGAGCCAAACCTCAGCAGGAACG GAGCGTCTCAGGACAAAGACAGAGGCTTCAAGGCTCCAAGTGACAGAAGTGGATCTCTGCATTTAG ATGATGAGGTCGAGTATGACGACGACTTCAACAG tcaCCGCTCTGACCTCTCCAAGAGCGAGCTGAGCATCGGTGAGGAGATTGAGGAGGTTTCCATTGAGGGTCCCGACCACAGCGACAAG GTGGATGAATCCACTCAGGACGTCAGCGTCTCTCAGCTCAGTCAGAGTCATGGAGCTGACTACATGGAGGACGTGGGCTGA